A window from Nitrospira sp. ND1 encodes these proteins:
- a CDS encoding tyrosine-type recombinase/integrase — MRFHIHEKTLQRTVKEAVRRANIGKPVGCHTFRHAFTTHLLEAGHNIRVVQQLMGHKDVKTTMIYTHLMNNSLAGVRSPADILMT; from the coding sequence GTGCGATTCCACATCCATGAGAAGACGCTGCAACGAACGGTCAAGGAAGCGGTACGACGTGCCAACATTGGCAAGCCAGTCGGTTGCCATACCTTTAGGCATGCTTTTACGACTCACCTGCTGGAGGCCGGTCACAACATTCGCGTGGTTCAGCAGTTGATGGGACACAAAGACGTCAAGACTACAATGATCTACACTCACTTAATGAATAATTCGCTGGCGGGAGTGCGCAGTCCGGCAGATATCTTGATGACGTAG
- a CDS encoding putative quinol monooxygenase, translated as MSTNVIVTFKSKPEKLAEFVNLLSQAKNDLPKVAGCKVFRVFNDVNDPCTFTLVETWESETDHKKNIESMVASGFWSHLATHLACDPTSGYYKEL; from the coding sequence ATGAGCACAAATGTAATAGTCACTTTTAAATCGAAGCCAGAAAAATTAGCGGAGTTTGTAAACCTGCTGAGCCAAGCAAAAAATGATCTCCCTAAAGTCGCTGGCTGCAAGGTCTTTCGAGTATTCAATGATGTCAACGATCCTTGTACTTTTACGCTGGTCGAGACCTGGGAATCTGAAACCGATCATAAAAAAAATATCGAAAGCATGGTGGCATCGGGTTTTTGGAGCCACCTTGCTACACATCTAGCTTGCGATCCAACCAGCGGTTACTACAAAGAGCTCTAA
- a CDS encoding glycosyltransferase: protein MPRVSVIIPAYNSMQWVSAAIDSVLNQGYRDYEVVVIDDGSTDQTADVLESYGRKIRCIYQANAGVSNARNRGLSVSTGEFIAYLDADDMWYSQKLECQIAFLDAHPQCGLVHSDVTVIDEQEKVIRARFNVETARPVPSGYCLQDLLRRCHIQVPSVIERRECIEEVGGFDEQFMATEDYLHWIMVSLKGWEFGYINEPLAKYRWRGGSVSSNKRLFLEEYGKMFGVLLPALYENRPQAPDLAIIRKRFLQVERELAYMDCIEGHLSSARQRLMRLIQRAPFRYNLYWDLAKTYLR from the coding sequence ATGCCACGTGTATCCGTCATCATCCCCGCCTATAATTCTATGCAGTGGGTCTCTGCTGCCATCGACAGCGTCCTGAACCAGGGTTATCGGGACTACGAAGTGGTTGTGATTGACGATGGGTCAACCGATCAGACGGCAGACGTTCTTGAGTCCTACGGCAGAAAAATACGATGTATTTATCAAGCCAATGCTGGTGTATCCAACGCTAGAAACCGCGGCCTGAGCGTATCGACCGGCGAATTTATCGCGTATCTGGACGCCGATGATATGTGGTATTCGCAGAAGCTCGAATGTCAAATCGCGTTCTTGGATGCCCATCCCCAATGCGGCCTTGTGCACAGCGATGTAACCGTTATTGATGAACAGGAGAAGGTCATCCGTGCGCGCTTTAATGTGGAAACCGCTAGGCCCGTTCCCTCAGGCTATTGTCTGCAAGACCTTCTGCGACGCTGTCACATCCAGGTTCCATCGGTCATTGAACGACGGGAGTGTATCGAAGAGGTTGGTGGGTTTGATGAGCAATTTATGGCAACAGAAGATTATTTGCATTGGATTATGGTGTCACTGAAGGGATGGGAATTTGGATACATCAATGAGCCGTTAGCGAAGTATCGTTGGCGAGGCGGAAGCGTTTCGTCCAACAAGCGACTCTTCCTGGAGGAGTATGGGAAGATGTTTGGTGTACTACTGCCCGCTTTATACGAGAATCGTCCCCAAGCACCGGATTTGGCCATCATACGCAAGAGATTTCTGCAGGTTGAACGCGAATTGGCATATATGGATTGCATAGAAGGGCATCTGAGTAGCGCGAGGCAGCGACTTATGAGACTGATACAGCGAGCACCGTTCCGATATAACCTCTATTGGGACCTGGCAAAGACCTACTTGCGCTAG
- a CDS encoding DegT/DnrJ/EryC1/StrS aminotransferase family protein yields MISVFGSCVGQEEIDEIRTSFEKQWLGIGLKTRSFESLFAHRLGLKDFVFLDNGSNSLYMAVKLLNLSPGSEVILPSFTWVACAHAIILAGGIPVFCDVDVNTQNVTADTIAPHISSKTRAIMVVHYAGKPVRMEPVLSFGQPVIEDAAQAVDSKLGNKYCGSIGTIGVYSFDPVKNITTGEGGGITTRDSELMTRARQLRYCGIGRAGFEAAAMKERWWEYDIVDVFPKLLPNDIAASIGLAQLRKIDKFQTIRKKIWNIYQAQLADFDWLIRPQDPASDEQHSYFTYSIRVAKGKRDQLAKYLYSRGIYTTVRFHPLHLNPIYKSSYRLPICEQLNDEILSLPLHPNLSDSDIDAILLSLQKFNEQYM; encoded by the coding sequence ATGATCTCAGTATTCGGTTCATGCGTAGGACAAGAGGAAATTGACGAGATACGCACCAGCTTTGAAAAGCAATGGCTCGGAATCGGTCTGAAAACAAGATCATTTGAATCTCTCTTCGCTCACAGGTTGGGGCTCAAGGATTTCGTGTTTCTGGACAACGGTTCCAATAGTTTATACATGGCTGTAAAACTATTAAACCTATCCCCTGGATCGGAAGTCATACTGCCCTCTTTTACATGGGTCGCATGCGCCCACGCTATCATCCTCGCTGGAGGTATTCCCGTATTTTGCGATGTAGACGTGAATACTCAAAACGTGACTGCTGACACAATTGCCCCGCATATTTCCTCAAAGACCAGGGCTATTATGGTTGTACATTATGCAGGCAAACCGGTCCGTATGGAGCCAGTGTTATCGTTTGGACAACCAGTGATAGAAGATGCGGCTCAAGCCGTAGATTCCAAACTAGGCAATAAATATTGCGGCTCTATTGGAACAATAGGCGTCTATAGTTTTGATCCTGTCAAAAATATAACAACAGGTGAGGGAGGAGGAATTACAACCAGAGATTCCGAATTAATGACTCGGGCCCGACAGTTGCGGTATTGCGGTATTGGACGCGCAGGATTTGAGGCTGCGGCAATGAAAGAGCGCTGGTGGGAATATGACATCGTAGATGTTTTTCCTAAACTTCTTCCCAATGACATTGCGGCTTCAATCGGACTGGCGCAGCTACGCAAGATAGATAAATTTCAAACGATCCGTAAGAAAATTTGGAATATATATCAAGCTCAATTAGCTGATTTCGACTGGCTGATAAGACCTCAAGACCCTGCTTCAGATGAACAGCATTCCTATTTCACTTACTCCATTCGGGTTGCCAAAGGAAAGCGCGATCAATTGGCTAAATACCTCTATTCCCGCGGTATCTATACAACTGTTCGATTCCATCCATTGCATCTGAATCCTATTTATAAATCATCTTACAGGCTTCCCATTTGTGAGCAGCTTAACGATGAAATACTTAGTCTTCCACTTCACCCAAACCTTTCTGATAGCGACATTGATGCGATTTTATTAAGTTTGCAAAAATTTAATGAACAGTACATGTGA
- a CDS encoding lytic transglycosylase domain-containing protein: MDHEKAVRQELRVVSHNLGGQSDDGGRVTATWALPLALAGVLVAGEPASADSEIYGYVGPNGVFEMTNVPTDQRFRSAESQVRRLSHRASAEEVEEAVKRYAFQFQLHPALLLAVIKAESDFNPTVISRSGAVGLMQLIPETAIRHGVLNLYDTDDNIRGGARHLRYLLDRFNGNVRLAVAAYNAGERRVERYRAIPPYPETRDYVRKVMIYYKSFRGDYQASPGKAVLLAMYHKPLQLEPLPVSTDVRNSPPAVRK, translated from the coding sequence ATGGATCACGAAAAAGCTGTCCGGCAGGAGTTGCGAGTAGTGAGCCATAACCTTGGCGGCCAGAGTGACGATGGCGGGCGTGTGACTGCCACGTGGGCGCTTCCTCTGGCGCTTGCGGGGGTGCTGGTGGCCGGGGAGCCCGCCTCTGCAGACAGCGAGATTTATGGCTATGTGGGGCCGAACGGGGTGTTCGAAATGACGAATGTTCCGACCGACCAACGGTTTCGCTCGGCGGAATCGCAGGTGCGCCGCCTGTCGCATCGCGCCTCGGCGGAGGAAGTGGAGGAAGCCGTCAAGCGCTACGCCTTCCAGTTTCAACTTCATCCGGCCTTACTGCTGGCGGTGATCAAGGCGGAGTCGGACTTTAATCCCACCGTCATTTCACGATCCGGGGCGGTTGGACTGATGCAGCTGATACCCGAAACCGCCATCAGGCACGGGGTGCTCAATCTCTATGACACCGACGACAACATTCGAGGCGGCGCGCGGCACCTGCGGTACTTACTGGATCGATTTAACGGGAACGTGCGGTTGGCGGTCGCTGCGTATAATGCAGGTGAACGGCGCGTGGAGCGGTATCGCGCAATTCCGCCCTATCCGGAAACTCGCGACTATGTCAGGAAGGTGATGATCTATTACAAGAGCTTCCGTGGTGACTACCAGGCGAGCCCCGGGAAGGCCGTGTTGCTCGCTATGTATCACAAGCCGCTGCAACTTGAGCCACTGCCTGTCTCTACTGATGTGCGAAACTCACCACCTGCGGTCAGGAAATAG
- a CDS encoding GGDEF domain-containing response regulator, translating to MIKLLLVEDNPVDALLTRDLLAEWPLDQFEITHAPILADGLTRLGRDRFDVVLLDLSLPDTHGLSTVTQVLATSPGVPVVVLSGHDDHPLALKALQHGAQDYLVKGEGGTDFLARSILYAIERKRAQERLTYLAQHDQLTGLINRALFRDRLIHAMARSKRKDHPLAIMLLDLDRFKAVNDTLGHDVGDQLLKLVATRLLECVREVDTVARMGGDEFTAILEGISGVADVLVVAKRIVESISTPFEIGPHRISIGVSIGITLYPLDDEDIDELLRHADKAMYAAKQQGGSRFHFHSTTGQPPSGTPAPVQ from the coding sequence ATGATCAAACTGCTGTTGGTCGAAGACAATCCCGTCGATGCCCTGCTCACCCGAGACCTCCTGGCCGAATGGCCGCTCGACCAGTTCGAGATCACCCATGCCCCCATTCTGGCGGACGGCTTGACCAGATTAGGCCGGGACCGGTTTGATGTGGTACTCCTCGATCTCTCCCTTCCCGACACCCATGGCTTGAGTACCGTGACCCAGGTCTTAGCGACCAGTCCAGGCGTGCCGGTGGTGGTGCTGAGCGGGCACGACGATCACCCGCTGGCCCTCAAAGCGCTGCAACACGGGGCGCAGGATTATCTGGTGAAGGGAGAAGGCGGAACCGACTTTCTTGCACGCTCGATTCTCTATGCCATCGAACGCAAGCGGGCACAGGAACGCCTGACCTATCTTGCCCAGCACGATCAGCTTACCGGCCTGATCAACCGCGCCCTCTTCCGCGACCGCTTAATCCATGCCATGGCGCGCAGCAAACGGAAAGATCACCCCCTGGCGATCATGCTGCTCGACCTGGATCGATTCAAAGCCGTCAATGATACGCTGGGGCACGATGTCGGCGATCAGTTGCTGAAACTCGTGGCGACCCGACTGCTGGAGTGCGTTCGTGAAGTGGATACCGTCGCGCGCATGGGCGGCGATGAGTTCACCGCCATCCTGGAAGGTATTTCCGGCGTCGCCGATGTACTCGTGGTGGCCAAAAGAATCGTGGAGTCGATCAGCACCCCGTTCGAGATCGGACCGCACCGGATCTCGATCGGCGTGAGCATCGGCATCACGCTCTACCCGTTAGACGATGAGGATATCGACGAACTTCTCAGACATGCCGATAAGGCCATGTATGCCGCCAAGCAGCAAGGCGGGAGCCGATTTCACTTTCATTCTACGACCGGACAACCTCCCTCCGGTACCCCCGCCCCGGTACAGTAG
- a CDS encoding right-handed parallel beta-helix repeat-containing protein, whose amino-acid sequence MERPQESGAVGGRREPLSEPPPNPKGGRTLIVDARDPHAYIRPSAALKGAGETDQVFIRPGVYEDKVFVADRPVLLIGAGRDHVQIYSRRGGPLYLQRVPSGMISGITFRYVGSDQHSAINVLDSVCTITQCRATEGVLSGVVIYGPEARATFVENEVCYNRESGIFVFAGAQPRVAQNQCYGNHHFGLAVRDPGSHPECVRNVCHSNMLSGILLFHHAEALLLDNTCRDNQHWGLVMTPDTHPTPPREDLVTSNVLLPNPRGSLVVTEQPLADIGR is encoded by the coding sequence ATGGAAAGACCACAGGAGTCAGGCGCGGTCGGTGGCCGAAGGGAGCCGCTCAGCGAGCCACCTCCCAATCCGAAGGGGGGCCGGACGTTGATTGTCGACGCCCGCGATCCCCACGCCTACATCAGGCCGAGCGCGGCACTGAAGGGGGCCGGTGAGACTGATCAGGTCTTCATTCGACCGGGAGTGTATGAAGACAAAGTCTTTGTCGCGGACCGTCCTGTGCTCCTCATCGGCGCCGGGCGTGATCACGTGCAGATTTACAGCCGTCGCGGAGGGCCGCTCTATCTCCAGCGGGTCCCCTCGGGCATGATCAGCGGGATTACCTTCCGCTATGTGGGCAGTGATCAACATTCCGCGATCAACGTCCTGGACTCAGTCTGCACGATTACGCAATGCCGGGCGACGGAAGGCGTGTTGTCAGGAGTGGTGATTTATGGTCCTGAGGCCCGTGCGACGTTTGTCGAGAATGAGGTCTGTTACAACCGCGAGTCAGGCATTTTTGTTTTTGCGGGCGCACAACCGCGTGTGGCGCAAAACCAGTGTTATGGGAATCATCATTTCGGCTTGGCCGTGCGAGATCCCGGCAGCCATCCGGAATGTGTGCGCAACGTCTGTCACAGCAACATGCTCAGCGGGATCCTCCTGTTCCATCATGCGGAGGCGCTCCTGCTCGACAACACCTGTCGGGACAACCAGCACTGGGGTTTGGTCATGACCCCGGATACGCATCCGACTCCGCCTCGCGAGGACTTGGTCACCTCTAATGTGTTGCTGCCGAATCCCCGAGGGTCGTTGGTCGTGACAGAGCAGCCGCTCGCCGATATCGGTCGCTAA
- the ybgF gene encoding tol-pal system protein YbgF — MTRTHTKLGPVRGICLILALIGNLTTVPVLFAASPQPPDDAHRLYDRVMEEFRHKDYAAALAGFRFFLELHGQSSLSANAQYWKGECQYRMGRYKDALDSFYNLISDYPMSQKLAASTLKIGQIYTKQGDREKAQMMFERVTDQYPDSTEAEVARKALEAAAAKGEPVAAEPS; from the coding sequence ATGACCAGGACTCATACCAAGCTCGGTCCCGTGCGAGGCATCTGTCTCATCTTGGCGTTGATCGGCAACCTCACGACCGTTCCAGTTCTGTTCGCAGCTTCACCTCAACCGCCGGATGACGCACACCGCCTCTACGATCGCGTGATGGAAGAGTTCCGCCACAAGGACTATGCCGCAGCCCTCGCCGGGTTTCGCTTCTTCCTCGAACTCCACGGGCAATCGTCCCTGTCCGCCAACGCTCAATACTGGAAAGGCGAGTGCCAGTACCGTATGGGGCGCTACAAAGACGCGCTGGACTCGTTCTACAACCTCATCTCCGATTACCCGATGAGCCAGAAGCTCGCCGCCTCGACGCTCAAGATCGGGCAGATCTACACGAAGCAAGGCGACCGCGAAAAAGCGCAGATGATGTTCGAGCGGGTGACGGACCAGTACCCCGATAGCACAGAGGCCGAGGTGGCTCGCAAAGCCTTGGAGGCCGCTGCCGCAAAGGGTGAACCGGTCGCTGCCGAGCCAAGCTGA
- a CDS encoding DUF2726 domain-containing protein produces the protein MELLYPILGIGALVFLGSLAWESFGRRRSPGASTAEAPAGMSFKAKPLLTDQEVQLYNLLRLAVEDRYLLFTQIPLWSLLDLRLPSGTPPAEMLRELALKRATFVLVHPGSRLVEKVVQVERPVPDDAPDGSHDSLFESALRAAGVQLVRLSPLHAYTVPGLVTVLDLADPD, from the coding sequence ATGGAATTGCTGTATCCTATCCTTGGTATCGGGGCGCTGGTGTTTCTGGGAAGCCTGGCCTGGGAGAGTTTCGGGCGGCGCCGTTCACCTGGCGCGTCCACGGCAGAGGCTCCTGCCGGTATGAGTTTTAAGGCCAAGCCGTTGCTGACCGACCAGGAAGTGCAGCTCTACAATCTGCTGCGCCTCGCCGTGGAAGACCGGTACCTGCTGTTCACGCAGATTCCTCTTTGGAGCTTGTTGGATTTGCGTCTTCCCTCGGGAACGCCGCCTGCCGAGATGTTGCGGGAACTGGCGCTCAAACGCGCCACCTTCGTGCTGGTGCATCCGGGCAGCCGTTTGGTCGAGAAGGTGGTACAAGTCGAGCGGCCGGTGCCGGATGATGCCCCGGACGGGTCGCACGATTCACTCTTTGAGTCGGCGCTTCGTGCGGCAGGGGTGCAACTCGTGCGGCTGAGCCCGCTGCATGCCTATACGGTTCCCGGTCTCGTTACCGTGTTGGATCTTGCCGATCCGGACTAA
- a CDS encoding anhydro-N-acetylmuramic acid kinase: MKVVGLMSGTSADGVDAALVSIVRRGGTPRITPLAFASLPYPRSLQQRIVELSLHGRVDDICHLNTYLGELFAKAALRVIQQSKCRPADIDLIGSHGQTIHHLPKGRREPGVGLVRSTLQIGEPAVIAERTGITTVANFRPRDMAAGGEGAPLVPYAHAVAFGHARRGRLVVNIGGISNVTYLPPGGDVADLRAFDTGPGNMVLDAIVHETSKGQSAYDAGGRRARKGTVNRPLLTELMAHPFLTRRPPKSTGREEFGAPFVRSVLVKQRQARLSVEDLLATCAAWTAEAIGSSRRWVTGEIHDVIVGGGGVYNRAIMASLRQVFAPTSVLTFDECGWSSKAFEATAFALLAHDTYHGQCTNVPQVTGAHHPVLLGAVVPGSPHMLTKWARLAR, encoded by the coding sequence ATGAAAGTTGTCGGACTCATGTCCGGGACATCGGCGGATGGTGTGGACGCGGCGCTGGTCAGCATCGTCCGGCGCGGCGGAACGCCGCGGATCACCCCCCTGGCATTTGCCTCCCTGCCGTACCCGCGCTCGCTCCAGCAACGAATTGTTGAACTCTCGCTCCATGGCCGCGTGGACGACATCTGCCACCTGAACACGTATCTCGGGGAACTGTTCGCCAAGGCGGCTCTGCGGGTCATTCAGCAATCGAAATGCCGCCCGGCCGATATTGATTTGATCGGATCGCACGGCCAAACGATTCACCATTTGCCGAAGGGGCGACGTGAGCCTGGTGTCGGGTTGGTCCGGTCCACCCTGCAGATCGGTGAGCCGGCTGTGATCGCGGAACGCACAGGCATCACCACCGTCGCGAATTTCAGGCCGCGCGATATGGCGGCGGGGGGCGAGGGCGCTCCGCTGGTCCCCTATGCCCATGCGGTGGCCTTTGGCCATGCGCGTCGGGGTCGTCTGGTGGTGAATATCGGCGGGATCAGTAACGTGACCTATCTGCCGCCGGGCGGTGATGTCGCCGACCTCCGCGCGTTCGACACCGGCCCCGGGAATATGGTGCTGGATGCGATTGTGCACGAAACGTCGAAGGGGCAGAGTGCCTACGACGCCGGCGGGCGGCGCGCACGTAAGGGGACAGTGAACCGGCCTCTGCTCACCGAGTTGATGGCCCATCCGTTCCTGACGCGGCGTCCGCCCAAGTCGACGGGTCGGGAAGAGTTCGGTGCGCCCTTTGTTCGAAGTGTTCTCGTGAAACAACGTCAGGCGCGTCTGTCCGTCGAGGATCTGCTGGCGACCTGTGCGGCCTGGACGGCGGAGGCCATCGGTTCGTCCCGACGGTGGGTCACCGGCGAGATCCATGATGTGATCGTCGGAGGGGGCGGTGTGTACAATCGCGCCATTATGGCCTCTCTCCGGCAGGTATTTGCGCCGACATCTGTGTTGACGTTTGACGAATGTGGATGGAGCAGCAAGGCCTTTGAAGCGACGGCGTTTGCCCTGCTGGCTCACGACACCTATCACGGACAATGCACCAACGTGCCGCAGGTGACGGGTGCCCATCACCCCGTGCTCCTTGGCGCTGTGGTTCCGGGATCCCCTCACATGCTGACGAAATGGGCGCGTCTCGCCCGCTGA
- a CDS encoding metal ABC transporter substrate-binding protein, which yields MFRLIALAMFLAFAMPCEWGSSATAFAASAAEPLRVVVTLPVLKDWVQQIGGSYVHVNSLMTGYESEHTYSPKPSDLVAVRKAALLFEVGAGLEVWVASLVKNAGNGSLRVVTTSKDIELIQDHPEPAGTSHSHEHAAGNPHVWLDPAAAATMVQHISDAMAAADPAHATDYRTNTATYLQALTRVQDESLARLRSLPSRAIIVHHPAWPYFARRYDLHIAGTIQTQPGGEPSARHLHTLIETIKRDHVRVIISEVQLNQKVPQLLARETGARIAVLTTLPGGVPGTETYLDMLRYNVLQLAQALEQT from the coding sequence ATGTTTCGCCTGATCGCCTTGGCCATGTTTCTCGCATTTGCGATGCCCTGTGAATGGGGCTCCTCCGCTACAGCTTTTGCTGCATCCGCTGCCGAACCGCTTCGTGTTGTTGTGACGCTCCCGGTCCTGAAGGACTGGGTGCAACAAATCGGCGGTTCGTATGTGCATGTGAACTCGCTCATGACCGGGTATGAGAGTGAACATACCTATTCGCCGAAACCAAGCGATCTTGTCGCGGTTCGCAAAGCCGCGCTCTTGTTCGAAGTCGGTGCCGGACTCGAAGTCTGGGTGGCCTCACTGGTGAAGAACGCCGGCAATGGCTCGTTGCGTGTCGTGACGACCTCCAAAGACATCGAGCTGATCCAGGATCACCCCGAGCCGGCAGGGACGAGCCATTCGCACGAGCACGCGGCGGGTAATCCGCATGTCTGGCTGGATCCGGCGGCCGCAGCCACGATGGTCCAACACATTTCCGATGCCATGGCCGCCGCAGACCCGGCCCATGCAACCGACTATCGGACCAACACCGCGACATACCTCCAGGCACTCACGCGCGTGCAGGACGAGTCGCTGGCACGGCTCCGCTCGTTGCCGAGCCGCGCGATAATCGTCCACCACCCGGCCTGGCCCTATTTTGCCCGACGCTACGATCTGCACATCGCCGGCACGATTCAGACACAACCGGGGGGAGAACCGTCCGCGCGGCATCTACACACATTGATCGAAACCATCAAACGAGACCACGTCCGCGTGATTATCTCCGAGGTACAACTGAATCAGAAGGTTCCACAGTTGCTGGCGCGGGAAACCGGTGCCCGCATCGCCGTGTTGACGACCTTGCCCGGAGGCGTACCGGGGACCGAGACCTACCTCGACATGCTCCGCTATAATGTGCTCCAATTGGCCCAGGCGCTTGAGCAAACCTGA
- a CDS encoding metal ABC transporter ATP-binding protein: MTHPIIRFDHATFGFPGIVALEDISLTIPESEFVGVIGPNGSGKTTLCRAVLGLMAPLSGTLRVLDCACEELRCHHRALIGYLPQKGMIDRNFPVTVLEAAMMGRYGALGLFRRPSQKDRDIARQALAQVGMDHHRDSALGALSGGQQQRVFIARALAQQPRILLLDEPTTGLDLTAQHSVVELIQQLHHELKLTILMITHDINMIRSRVDRLVLLKTKLFAEGPPQEVLKPEILSQVYGKELVITDKDFVLVEDYHHH; encoded by the coding sequence ATGACCCATCCCATTATTCGTTTCGACCATGCCACCTTCGGTTTTCCCGGTATCGTGGCCCTGGAGGACATCTCCCTGACCATTCCGGAATCGGAATTTGTCGGGGTGATCGGCCCCAACGGCTCCGGGAAAACGACACTCTGTCGTGCCGTGCTCGGCCTGATGGCCCCGCTGAGCGGAACCCTCCGTGTCCTCGACTGTGCCTGCGAAGAACTCCGCTGTCACCATCGGGCGCTCATCGGTTATCTGCCGCAAAAAGGCATGATCGACCGGAACTTTCCCGTGACTGTACTGGAAGCGGCCATGATGGGACGATACGGCGCGCTCGGCCTCTTCCGGCGACCGTCACAAAAGGATCGGGACATCGCCCGTCAGGCGCTGGCCCAGGTCGGCATGGATCATCACAGAGACTCCGCCTTAGGTGCCCTTTCCGGCGGACAGCAGCAACGTGTGTTCATCGCACGGGCGCTGGCGCAGCAGCCCCGGATTCTCTTGCTAGACGAGCCGACGACCGGGTTGGACCTCACCGCGCAGCACAGTGTGGTGGAATTGATCCAGCAGCTACATCACGAGCTGAAGTTGACCATTCTCATGATCACTCACGACATCAACATGATCCGGTCGCGGGTGGACCGATTGGTGTTGCTCAAGACGAAGCTCTTTGCCGAAGGGCCGCCGCAAGAGGTTCTGAAGCCGGAAATTCTGAGTCAGGTATACGGGAAAGAACTGGTTATTACGGACAAGGACTTCGTTCTCGTCGAGGATTATCATCACCACTGA
- a CDS encoding metal ABC transporter permease translates to MQRSLLAAALVGAVCSVIGVFVVLRGLAFAGAGTAHAAFAGVTLAYLLGLPPLSLAIVFGLATVWITGWVEEKGRMKLDVSIGILYTATMALAILFLGLMKTYNPEVYGYLFGSVLSVTTEELMTIGGLSVVVLGTILLLSKELYFIAFDQEMAAASGVPARQIFYLLLTLVALTVVIALKTVGAILVFAMILIPASTAYQLTHSLTQMTLYSMLIGIFCAVSGVLLSYAFDLPSGPSIVLLATSLFFLAVCCSPKRLHRIQPT, encoded by the coding sequence ATGCAACGCTCACTTCTGGCCGCCGCACTGGTCGGCGCGGTCTGCTCCGTCATCGGCGTGTTCGTCGTCTTACGGGGCCTCGCGTTCGCAGGGGCCGGGACCGCCCATGCTGCATTTGCCGGTGTCACCCTCGCCTATCTCCTCGGCCTTCCGCCGCTCAGTCTCGCCATTGTGTTCGGACTGGCGACGGTCTGGATCACGGGTTGGGTCGAGGAGAAGGGGCGCATGAAACTGGACGTGTCCATCGGCATCCTCTACACCGCCACCATGGCGCTGGCCATTCTTTTCCTCGGACTCATGAAGACCTATAACCCCGAGGTCTACGGGTACCTGTTCGGCAGCGTGCTTTCCGTAACCACGGAAGAACTCATGACCATCGGCGGGCTCAGCGTGGTGGTGCTGGGAACTATCCTTCTGCTCTCGAAGGAACTGTACTTCATCGCCTTCGACCAGGAGATGGCGGCAGCGTCCGGCGTCCCCGCGCGGCAAATCTTCTACCTCCTGCTAACACTCGTGGCGCTCACCGTGGTGATTGCGCTGAAAACCGTCGGGGCGATTCTCGTGTTTGCGATGATTCTGATCCCCGCATCGACCGCATACCAGCTTACGCACAGCCTGACTCAGATGACGCTCTACTCCATGCTCATCGGCATCTTCTGCGCCGTGAGCGGCGTACTGCTCTCCTATGCCTTTGATCTTCCCTCCGGTCCGTCCATTGTCCTCTTGGCCACCAGCCTTTTCTTTCTCGCGGTCTGCTGTTCGCCCAAACGGTTGCATCGAATTCAGCCGACATAG
- a CDS encoding GNAT family N-acetyltransferase, whose protein sequence is MPPALKTDQHPITFSDRNDFDAAQLIHLYRQAPWAKHRALEQAQAMLAKTDVVISAWDGTRLVGFGRVLTDYVFRASIWDVIVDREYQKRKIGTEIVRRILDHPTLQHVELFWLCTRMPGFYERLGFSAKEQTGMVWSRKKSEPQAS, encoded by the coding sequence ATGCCTCCCGCTCTCAAGACCGATCAGCATCCCATCACATTCTCCGACCGCAACGATTTCGACGCTGCACAACTGATTCATTTGTACCGGCAGGCTCCCTGGGCCAAGCATCGTGCGCTTGAACAGGCGCAGGCGATGCTGGCGAAGACGGATGTAGTCATTTCGGCCTGGGATGGCACTCGCCTGGTGGGCTTCGGCCGCGTGCTGACCGACTACGTATTCCGGGCGTCGATTTGGGACGTGATCGTCGATCGCGAGTATCAGAAACGAAAGATCGGCACCGAGATCGTTCGACGGATTCTCGACCATCCCACCCTTCAGCACGTTGAACTGTTTTGGCTCTGCACGCGCATGCCCGGGTTTTATGAACGGCTCGGGTTCAGCGCGAAAGAGCAGACCGGTATGGTCTGGTCTCGGAAGAAGTCTGAGCCGCAAGCTTCATAG